A single genomic interval of Hevea brasiliensis isolate MT/VB/25A 57/8 chromosome 4, ASM3005281v1, whole genome shotgun sequence harbors:
- the LOC110647159 gene encoding vascular-related unknown protein 4 has product MQGSSMNSMRKLVPERTCFFGDDDDDHGCAEESGWTMYFEDFFAQKNKKKTNINGENSCFSYDNETSSLVSDAASLVMKKENDSVDKDDNTNEEAAAAAVGLSINSRFNYGRLSFKKRKTKGALVADDALEDTASSPVNSPKIYDLIMMKRLNKSTKQGENMDIISSSPSLQEKEGRGPTRQIEEDLGFTGKESDTAELKKKGLCLVPLSMVVNFFA; this is encoded by the exons ATGCAGGGCTCATCAATGAATTCTATGAGAAAACTTGTCCCTGAGAGAACTTGCTTTTttggtgatgatgatgatgatcatGGTTGTGCTGAAGAGAGTGGTTGGACTATGTACTTTGAGGATTTCTTTGCCCAAAAAAACAAGAAGAAAACCAACATTAATGGTGAAAACAGTTGTTTCTCTTATGATAATGAAACTTCTTCTCTTGTTTCTGATGCTGCTTCTTTGGTTATGAAGAAGGAAAACGATTCTGTTGATAAAGATGATAATACTAATGAAGAAGCAGCTGCTGCTGCTGTTGGGTTATCCATAAATAGCAGATTTAATTATGGCAGGTTGAGTTTCAAGAAGAGAAAAACCAAAGGAGCTTTGGTTGCTGATGATGCTTTGGAGGATACTGCTAGTTCTCCTGTCAATAGTCCCAAG ATTTATGATCTGATTATGATGAAACGGTTAAACAAGAGCACAAAGCAGGGAGAAAACATGGACATTATTTCGTCATCACCATCACTGCAG GAAAAAGAAGGAAGAGGCCCAACAAGGCAGATAGAAGAGGATTTGGGTTTTACTGGGAAAGAAAGTGACACTGCAGAACTGAAGAAAAAGGGTCTTTGTTTagttcctttgtctatggtagtGAACTTCTTTGCTTGA